One Lacticaseibacillus rhamnosus genomic window carries:
- a CDS encoding bifunctional metallophosphatase/5'-nucleotidase — protein sequence MKLTILSTSDTHGFVLPTNYVKRDQNLPFSLAKAKTVLDAQKAMAEGPVLTIENGDWLQGSPLAYYAAKMNRKPEQLTQIYNAVGYDAGIIGNHEFNYGSDYLRQALATLNYPTLNANITKAGQPAFGEPYKIFERSGIKIAVLGLTTAYIPHWEAPKHIADLQFEDVIATANDYVPRLRKEADVVIVAYHGGFERNLKTGEPTERLTGENVGYALTQIPGIDALITGHQHRQLAAIVNGVPVTQPGYRGEAVGKITLTLAQTTTGYQVTDQQAVLVKAGTVNPSAVIEQVAEPLNQVVETWLDQPLARVEGDMRIHDPFAARVKEVPYIEFIQRVQMASTGADISGTALFNNEGCGFGSTITMRDVVTNYIYPNTLAVLRLTGAELKAALEQCATYFSLNAQGQLMVTPRFERPKPQHYNYDMYQGIDYTLDISKPVKQRVTKLTYHGKPVVSTQTYDVVMNQYRAAGGGNFAMFGPEKVIRENQKDMTELIADYLKAHPVLKAEADHNFTVVSSM from the coding sequence ATGAAGCTGACCATTTTATCGACGAGTGATACCCATGGCTTTGTTTTGCCAACGAATTATGTTAAACGCGACCAGAATCTGCCGTTTTCATTGGCCAAGGCCAAAACGGTTTTGGATGCCCAAAAAGCGATGGCAGAAGGGCCTGTGCTGACCATCGAAAACGGTGACTGGTTGCAAGGCTCGCCGTTAGCCTATTATGCCGCCAAGATGAATCGGAAGCCTGAACAGTTGACACAAATCTACAATGCGGTTGGGTATGATGCGGGAATTATCGGTAATCATGAATTTAACTATGGTTCCGATTATTTACGTCAAGCGTTGGCGACACTCAATTACCCAACGTTAAATGCCAATATCACGAAAGCCGGTCAACCGGCATTTGGCGAGCCATATAAGATTTTTGAACGGTCAGGGATCAAAATAGCTGTTCTCGGCTTAACCACCGCGTATATTCCGCATTGGGAGGCACCCAAACATATTGCCGACCTCCAATTTGAGGATGTCATTGCCACTGCGAACGATTACGTGCCGCGGTTGCGCAAAGAAGCAGATGTGGTGATCGTTGCTTACCATGGCGGGTTTGAACGCAATTTAAAAACCGGCGAACCGACTGAACGCTTGACAGGAGAGAATGTTGGCTACGCATTGACGCAAATACCGGGAATCGATGCACTGATCACCGGTCATCAGCATCGACAGTTGGCGGCGATCGTCAATGGTGTGCCGGTGACGCAACCGGGTTATCGTGGTGAAGCAGTTGGAAAGATAACGCTGACGCTTGCGCAGACAACGACCGGTTATCAAGTGACAGATCAGCAGGCAGTTTTGGTTAAAGCCGGCACGGTTAATCCCAGCGCAGTTATTGAGCAAGTAGCAGAACCGTTAAATCAAGTCGTTGAAACGTGGCTCGATCAACCATTAGCACGGGTTGAAGGCGATATGCGGATTCACGATCCATTTGCGGCGCGGGTTAAAGAAGTACCTTATATTGAATTCATTCAGCGGGTGCAAATGGCAAGTACCGGTGCGGATATTTCCGGGACCGCCTTGTTCAACAATGAAGGGTGTGGCTTTGGCTCAACCATCACGATGCGCGATGTTGTCACTAATTATATTTATCCCAACACTTTGGCGGTGCTGCGGCTGACTGGTGCTGAACTGAAGGCCGCGTTAGAGCAGTGTGCTACTTATTTTTCCCTAAATGCTCAGGGTCAATTGATGGTCACGCCGCGATTTGAACGGCCTAAACCGCAACACTACAATTACGATATGTACCAAGGCATTGATTATACTTTGGATATTTCCAAACCGGTTAAACAGCGCGTCACGAAACTAACTTATCATGGCAAGCCCGTGGTCAGCACGCAAACTTATGACGTGGTGATGAACCAATATCGAGCTGCAGGCGGAGGCAATTTTGCCATGTTCGGCCCGGAAAAGGTTATCCGCGAAAACCAAAAGGACATGACTGAACTGATTGCTGATTATTTGAAAGCTCATCCGGTTTTAAAAGCCGAGGCCGACCATAACTTTACCGTGGTATCGTCAATGTGA
- the pfkA gene encoding 6-phosphofructokinase translates to MKRIGILTSGGDAPGMNAAVRAVARKAMHEGLEVYGINYGFAGLVAGDIFKMSESTVGDKIQRGGTMLYSARYPQFAQEEGQLRGVEQLNKFGIEALVVIGGDGSYHGALALTRHGFNTIGLPGTIDNDIPYTDFTIGFDTAVNTVVEAVDRLRDTAASHERTFVIEVMGREAGDIALWSGVAGGAEDVIIPEHDFDVKKIASKLQSSRERGQKHAVILLAEGVMHADQFAKELAAYGDFQLRATVLGHIVRGGAPSARDRVLASQMGAYAVELLLQGKGALAVGIENNKITAHDVRTLFDAKHHAELSLYTLAEELTF, encoded by the coding sequence ATGAAACGCATTGGTATTTTGACCAGTGGCGGTGATGCTCCGGGCATGAACGCCGCGGTTCGAGCCGTTGCTCGCAAGGCGATGCATGAAGGCCTTGAAGTATACGGCATCAATTATGGCTTTGCCGGTTTAGTGGCCGGTGACATTTTTAAAATGAGCGAGTCAACGGTTGGTGACAAGATCCAACGTGGCGGTACCATGCTGTACTCCGCCCGTTATCCGCAGTTTGCTCAAGAAGAAGGCCAATTGCGCGGGGTTGAACAGCTTAACAAGTTCGGCATTGAAGCACTGGTTGTTATTGGCGGCGATGGTTCATACCACGGTGCATTGGCACTAACCCGTCACGGTTTCAATACAATCGGCTTACCCGGCACGATTGATAATGATATTCCGTACACTGATTTCACGATCGGATTTGATACGGCGGTTAATACCGTGGTTGAAGCGGTGGATCGGTTGCGGGATACGGCTGCATCCCATGAACGGACCTTTGTCATTGAGGTTATGGGACGTGAAGCAGGTGACATCGCATTGTGGTCTGGCGTTGCCGGCGGGGCCGAAGATGTCATTATCCCCGAACACGACTTCGATGTTAAAAAGATTGCTTCGAAGTTACAAAGTTCCCGTGAACGTGGTCAAAAGCATGCGGTTATCTTGCTGGCTGAAGGCGTGATGCACGCCGATCAGTTTGCCAAGGAACTTGCTGCCTATGGTGATTTCCAATTACGTGCTACCGTTTTAGGTCATATCGTTCGTGGTGGTGCGCCATCAGCACGTGACCGCGTATTGGCTTCCCAAATGGGTGCTTACGCCGTTGAACTCTTGCTGCAAGGCAAGGGTGCGTTGGCAGTCGGCATTGAAAATAACAAAATTACGGCGCATGACGTCCGGACTTTGTTTGATGCCAAGCACCACGCCGAACTTTCGCTCTACACCTTGGCGGAAGAGTTAACATTTTAA
- a CDS encoding YjzD family protein, whose protein sequence is MRYLPTIVWGVILGQVVGFLIGALSGSSYDPKTSAIVSVIFVVILFFFPPIMQHFAKSAEKPEH, encoded by the coding sequence ATGCGGTATTTACCTACCATCGTCTGGGGCGTGATCCTCGGCCAAGTTGTTGGCTTCCTGATTGGCGCCTTGAGCGGCAGCAGTTACGATCCAAAGACAAGTGCCATTGTCAGTGTGATCTTTGTTGTCATTTTATTTTTCTTCCCACCGATTATGCAACATTTTGCTAAGTCAGCGGAAAAACCAGAACATTAA
- the clpB gene encoding ATP-dependent chaperone ClpB, translating to MNPDNFTQAVAEALGAAQQIAQVRHHQEIDIPHVMKSLVQPNQLAEQIYREAGVNIHGLNAAIDAAIDAEPVIEGASAYGQNMSQNLAQMLSDADTIKDEFGDTYVSTEALLLALYEQRYNTITRYLLDDAKVDAKKLRAVITKIRGGEKVTSKNAEANYKSLEKYGTDLVKEARSGKMDPIIGRDEEIRDVIRILSRKTKNNPVLIGEPGVGKTAIVEGLAQRIVKNDVPDNLKNKTIISLDMGSLVAGAKYRGEFEERLKAVLKEVKKSEGQIILFIDEIHNIVGAGKAEGSMDAGNLLKPMLARGELHLIGATTLDEYRENIEKDKALERRFQRVLVQEPTVEDTISILRGLKERFEIFHKVRIHDSALVAAATLSNRYITDRFLPDKAIDLVDEACATINVEMNSRPTELDVAERKQMQLEIEQQALKNESDPASKKRLENANAELANLKEKTNKLKAQWEAEKKDIRQLNEKKSAIDKAKHELEDAQSRYDLETAARLQHGTIPQLEKELQAMEHSDRPQSWLVQESVTANEIAAVISRETGIPVAKLVEGDRQKLLHLADNLHQRVIGQDEAVTAVSDAVLRSRAGLQDPSRPLGSFLFLGPTGVGKTELAKALAEDLFDSEKHMVRIDMSEYMEKASVSRLVGAAPGYVGYEQGGQLTEAVRRNPYTIVLLDEIEKANPDVFNILLQVLDDGRLTDGQGRTVDFKNTIIIMTSNLGSEYLLDGVQKDGTVSQQAKDQVRQLIGKAFKPEFLNRIDDIIMFHPLSLDDVKKIAVKDLHELGTRLADQQISLDITPEAQTWLADKGYDPAFGARPLQRLITSAVETPLAKELIRGTIQPGQEVVITVADDQLQFKAKQVAAKS from the coding sequence ATGAATCCAGATAATTTTACGCAAGCGGTGGCTGAAGCCTTGGGTGCTGCCCAACAAATTGCCCAAGTCCGCCACCATCAAGAAATCGATATTCCCCACGTCATGAAAAGTCTGGTGCAGCCCAATCAATTAGCTGAGCAGATTTATCGTGAAGCCGGCGTCAACATTCACGGGTTAAATGCCGCGATTGACGCTGCGATTGACGCAGAGCCGGTAATTGAAGGCGCAAGCGCATACGGCCAAAACATGTCGCAGAATCTGGCGCAGATGTTAAGTGATGCCGATACGATCAAAGATGAGTTTGGTGACACGTATGTTTCTACCGAGGCACTGTTACTGGCACTCTATGAGCAGCGTTACAACACGATTACCCGCTATTTATTGGATGATGCCAAAGTTGACGCCAAAAAGCTGCGGGCAGTCATTACCAAGATTCGCGGCGGCGAGAAAGTTACCAGTAAAAACGCTGAGGCTAATTATAAGAGTCTTGAAAAATACGGGACTGATCTGGTTAAAGAAGCACGCAGCGGCAAGATGGATCCCATTATCGGTCGCGATGAAGAAATCCGCGATGTGATTCGGATTTTAAGTCGCAAAACCAAGAATAACCCAGTTCTGATCGGAGAACCGGGTGTTGGTAAAACAGCGATTGTGGAGGGCTTGGCGCAGCGTATCGTTAAAAATGACGTGCCAGACAATCTAAAGAATAAAACGATTATTTCCCTCGACATGGGCAGTTTGGTTGCCGGTGCCAAGTATCGCGGTGAATTTGAAGAGCGTCTGAAAGCCGTTTTGAAAGAAGTCAAAAAGAGTGAAGGTCAAATCATTCTGTTCATTGACGAAATTCATAACATTGTCGGTGCTGGCAAAGCTGAGGGATCAATGGATGCCGGCAATTTGCTTAAACCGATGCTGGCACGTGGCGAGTTACATTTAATCGGTGCGACGACGCTGGACGAATATCGCGAAAATATTGAAAAAGATAAAGCATTAGAGCGCCGATTCCAACGGGTGCTGGTACAAGAGCCAACTGTGGAAGATACGATCAGTATTTTACGGGGTTTGAAGGAACGGTTTGAAATTTTTCACAAAGTGCGCATTCATGATTCGGCTTTGGTAGCAGCCGCGACATTATCCAATCGTTATATTACGGATCGGTTTTTACCGGATAAGGCGATTGATTTAGTCGATGAAGCCTGTGCCACGATTAATGTTGAAATGAACTCGCGCCCAACTGAACTGGACGTGGCGGAGCGTAAGCAGATGCAGCTTGAAATCGAGCAGCAGGCGTTAAAGAATGAAAGTGATCCCGCAAGTAAAAAGCGCCTGGAAAATGCAAACGCCGAATTAGCCAATTTAAAAGAAAAAACCAATAAACTCAAAGCACAGTGGGAAGCCGAGAAGAAGGATATTCGCCAACTTAACGAAAAGAAGTCGGCGATTGACAAAGCTAAGCATGAACTGGAAGATGCCCAAAGTCGGTATGATTTGGAAACGGCTGCGCGCTTGCAACACGGAACGATTCCACAACTTGAAAAAGAATTGCAGGCAATGGAGCACAGTGATCGGCCGCAGTCTTGGCTCGTTCAAGAAAGTGTCACGGCTAATGAGATTGCTGCTGTTATTTCACGAGAAACCGGTATTCCCGTGGCAAAACTGGTTGAAGGCGATCGTCAAAAATTGCTGCATCTTGCCGATAATCTGCATCAGCGTGTCATTGGTCAGGATGAAGCCGTCACGGCAGTTTCAGATGCGGTATTGCGTTCGCGCGCCGGACTGCAAGACCCAAGCCGACCATTAGGGAGTTTTCTTTTCCTTGGTCCGACCGGGGTGGGGAAGACCGAACTCGCAAAAGCGCTGGCCGAGGATCTGTTTGATTCTGAAAAACACATGGTTCGAATTGATATGTCCGAATATATGGAGAAGGCGAGTGTTTCACGGTTGGTCGGTGCGGCTCCGGGTTATGTCGGTTATGAACAAGGCGGTCAATTAACCGAAGCAGTTCGCCGCAATCCGTATACGATTGTCCTATTAGACGAAATCGAAAAAGCCAATCCGGATGTCTTCAACATTCTTTTGCAAGTGTTAGACGATGGGCGGTTAACGGACGGGCAAGGACGCACCGTTGACTTTAAGAACACGATCATCATTATGACCTCTAACCTCGGCTCTGAATATTTGCTGGATGGCGTGCAAAAAGACGGAACTGTCAGTCAGCAAGCTAAGGATCAGGTTCGTCAGTTGATCGGTAAAGCTTTTAAACCGGAATTTCTCAATCGCATTGACGATATCATCATGTTCCATCCACTTTCACTAGATGATGTTAAGAAGATTGCCGTTAAGGATCTGCATGAGCTGGGAACACGCTTGGCAGACCAGCAAATTAGTTTGGACATCACGCCAGAAGCTCAGACCTGGTTGGCGGATAAGGGCTATGACCCGGCATTTGGTGCGCGTCCGTTGCAGCGTCTAATTACCAGTGCCGTTGAAACGCCGTTAGCCAAAGAGCTCATTCGCGGAACGATTCAGCCCGGTCAGGAAGTGGTCATAACCGTTGCGGATGATCAGCTGCAATTCAAAGCAAAACAAGTAGCAGCGAAGTCATAA
- the dnaE gene encoding DNA polymerase III subunit alpha, producing MTFTQLQVHSNYTLLHSPLALPDLIQAAKNRGYSAVALTDTNVVYGLVEFYRQAKAAGLKPLLGMQIEIADAKLLVIAENNTGYHQLLKLSTQIMLAQQPLAFADLLPLNGLAAVTLPDSPFGVAVSERHEDQAQTFLTTLKAKQPSSLYIGVDEEHLEGTLPAFADTVKLPLLALGNVLYRDPTDAFTQKVMVAIETGSQLNFRDPVLTDAGPAWLKPPTDAAKPFVQAGLQAAVTQTEAIAARADVTIDFKQPQLPHYQTPDQTPSKDYLTKLAESGLAKRFHGQSIPPAYQDRLQYELRVIIEMGFADYFLVVWDVMNYAHKVNIMPGAGRGSAAGSLVSYALAITEVDPIEYNLLFERFLNPARAQMPDIDLDIPDNRRGELIQYVHDKYGKNHMAQIITFGTFGAKQAIRDVARVFGLSQFESNTWSKAIPNLFHIDLKTAYEQSQPLKNLVADSPKNRMLFQTALALEGLPRHYSTHAAGIVLSEEPLTDTVALQPSGDGLEQTQVPKDDVEALGLLKMDFLGLKNLNILAAASHFVTRDTGKPFDPKAIPLDDQPTLALFARGDTNGVFQFESSGIKNVLRKLRPTAFEDVVAVNALYRPGPMENIDTFIARKNGQEPIAYPDPALAKILRPTYGVLVYQEQVMQVANVMGGFSLGEADLLRRAMSKKKSSVLAAEQDKFIEGALKQGFPEATAKTVYAYIDRFANYGFNRSHAVAYSKVAFWLAYLKVHYPAAFFAALMNASMNNLPKLRTYVQEAKARKVGLLGPDINQSNGGFKLSQGKIRFGLLSIKGMRRDFVEAIFAARKNGPFKDLRDLLQRLDPKWLKTDYYKAPTLAGAFDQFSNNRAQTLANLDELINSVKLAGNDVGLFSMLAPKTIEVPEMPASERLEAEAEVLGVYLSGHPVDKYAPLKTQYRLINVSDLEEGRAVDILLLVRHIKRIRTKTGKPMAFIDGQDATGNVSLTIFPNLYPTIENLSEDMVVLVNGRVEKRNDDLQLVVNRIQDAQPLLANLPTAELFIRMDAKDTAMRTDLLKKLQAAHGTTPVITVDTATRESILLDKRYWVKAQTELIDALKTQFGANNVVLRKRQET from the coding sequence ATGACGTTTACCCAATTACAGGTTCACAGCAATTATACCTTATTACACAGCCCTTTGGCACTGCCTGATTTGATTCAGGCCGCAAAAAATCGGGGTTATTCGGCCGTGGCATTAACTGACACCAATGTTGTTTATGGCCTGGTAGAGTTTTATCGGCAGGCAAAAGCGGCGGGGTTAAAGCCGTTATTAGGGATGCAAATCGAAATTGCCGATGCCAAGTTGCTTGTGATTGCCGAAAATAATACCGGTTATCATCAATTGTTGAAACTCTCAACCCAAATTATGCTTGCCCAACAGCCGCTTGCATTTGCTGATTTGCTGCCGCTGAATGGGCTGGCAGCCGTAACATTGCCCGATTCACCTTTTGGCGTGGCAGTTTCTGAGCGTCACGAAGATCAGGCACAGACTTTTCTGACAACGTTAAAAGCTAAGCAACCAAGCTCCTTGTACATTGGTGTGGATGAGGAACATCTTGAAGGAACATTGCCTGCGTTTGCGGACACCGTAAAGTTACCGTTACTTGCTTTGGGGAATGTTTTGTACCGCGACCCCACCGACGCCTTTACGCAAAAGGTGATGGTGGCGATTGAAACAGGAAGTCAGTTAAACTTTCGCGATCCGGTTCTAACGGATGCCGGGCCAGCGTGGTTAAAACCGCCAACCGATGCGGCCAAGCCGTTTGTGCAAGCCGGCTTGCAAGCGGCGGTGACACAGACTGAAGCAATTGCTGCGCGTGCCGATGTGACGATTGACTTTAAACAGCCCCAGTTACCGCACTATCAGACGCCTGATCAAACGCCTTCAAAAGATTATTTGACCAAGTTGGCTGAATCGGGTTTGGCCAAGCGCTTTCATGGGCAGTCGATTCCGCCGGCTTATCAAGATCGGTTGCAGTATGAGCTGCGGGTCATTATTGAAATGGGTTTCGCGGACTATTTTTTGGTTGTCTGGGACGTGATGAATTATGCGCACAAGGTCAACATTATGCCAGGCGCCGGCCGTGGTTCTGCAGCAGGTTCTCTGGTGAGCTATGCATTGGCCATTACTGAAGTCGATCCAATTGAATATAATCTGTTATTTGAACGATTTCTCAATCCTGCCCGAGCGCAAATGCCGGATATTGACTTGGATATTCCTGACAATCGGCGCGGTGAGTTGATTCAGTATGTTCACGACAAATATGGCAAGAATCATATGGCTCAGATCATTACATTCGGGACTTTTGGGGCCAAGCAGGCAATTCGCGATGTCGCCCGGGTTTTTGGCCTGAGTCAATTTGAAAGCAATACCTGGAGTAAAGCTATTCCTAACTTATTTCATATTGATTTGAAAACCGCGTACGAACAAAGTCAGCCATTGAAAAATCTGGTTGCCGATTCGCCAAAAAATCGGATGCTTTTTCAAACAGCTTTGGCTTTGGAAGGGTTGCCGCGGCATTATTCAACCCATGCGGCTGGCATTGTTTTGTCAGAAGAACCATTGACTGATACCGTCGCGCTCCAGCCTAGTGGCGATGGACTCGAACAGACTCAGGTTCCCAAAGACGATGTAGAAGCACTCGGATTGTTGAAGATGGACTTTTTAGGTTTAAAAAACCTCAACATCTTGGCAGCAGCAAGTCATTTCGTCACCCGCGATACAGGCAAGCCGTTTGACCCCAAAGCAATCCCGCTTGATGATCAACCCACGCTGGCGTTATTTGCGCGTGGCGACACAAATGGGGTCTTCCAATTTGAGTCATCCGGCATCAAAAACGTTTTACGCAAACTACGACCAACTGCTTTTGAAGATGTTGTAGCGGTCAATGCCTTGTATCGTCCCGGGCCGATGGAGAACATTGATACCTTCATTGCGCGCAAAAACGGTCAGGAGCCAATTGCCTATCCGGACCCAGCGCTGGCCAAAATCCTAAGGCCGACTTATGGCGTCTTGGTTTATCAGGAACAAGTCATGCAGGTTGCCAACGTCATGGGTGGTTTCAGTCTTGGTGAAGCGGATTTGCTTCGGCGGGCGATGAGTAAGAAGAAATCTTCCGTTCTAGCTGCGGAACAGGATAAATTTATTGAAGGTGCCCTTAAGCAAGGCTTCCCGGAAGCAACCGCGAAAACCGTGTATGCTTACATTGATCGGTTTGCTAATTACGGGTTCAATCGGTCACACGCGGTGGCTTACAGTAAAGTGGCGTTTTGGCTGGCTTATCTCAAAGTTCACTATCCTGCCGCCTTTTTCGCGGCATTGATGAACGCCAGCATGAACAACCTGCCAAAGCTACGGACGTATGTACAGGAAGCTAAAGCGCGCAAAGTGGGGTTACTTGGTCCGGATATCAATCAAAGCAATGGCGGCTTTAAATTGAGCCAAGGAAAGATCCGCTTTGGGTTACTATCAATTAAAGGCATGCGGCGGGATTTTGTCGAAGCCATTTTTGCCGCCCGCAAAAATGGACCGTTCAAGGACCTTCGTGATTTATTACAACGGCTTGATCCTAAGTGGTTGAAAACCGACTACTACAAAGCACCAACGCTTGCCGGCGCTTTTGACCAATTCAGCAATAACCGTGCGCAGACGCTGGCTAATTTGGATGAGCTGATTAATTCCGTTAAGTTAGCCGGTAATGATGTCGGGTTATTTTCAATGTTAGCGCCAAAGACCATTGAGGTTCCCGAGATGCCGGCGAGCGAGCGCTTAGAGGCAGAAGCAGAAGTGCTCGGGGTTTATCTCTCCGGGCATCCGGTTGATAAGTATGCCCCGCTAAAGACCCAGTATCGCCTTATTAATGTTAGCGATCTTGAAGAAGGACGAGCCGTTGACATCTTGCTATTAGTACGGCATATCAAGCGGATTCGAACCAAAACCGGTAAACCCATGGCATTTATCGATGGTCAGGATGCGACCGGTAACGTGTCATTAACAATCTTTCCCAATTTGTATCCAACGATCGAGAATCTTTCGGAAGACATGGTTGTATTAGTCAATGGCCGGGTCGAGAAGCGCAATGATGATTTGCAATTGGTGGTCAATCGGATTCAGGATGCCCAGCCATTGTTAGCCAACTTGCCGACCGCGGAATTGTTCATTCGCATGGATGCCAAGGATACGGCGATGCGAACCGATTTACTGAAAAAACTGCAAGCTGCTCACGGGACAACCCCCGTCATTACGGTTGATACTGCCACCCGCGAAAGCATTTTGCTGGATAAACGTTACTGGGTCAAGGCGCAGACGGAACTGATCGATGCGTTAAAGACACAGTTTGGCGCGAACAATGTTGTGTTAAGAAAACGGCAGGAAACCTAG
- the rpmF gene encoding 50S ribosomal protein L32, whose amino-acid sequence MAVPARRTSKTKKRMRRGHIKLNVPNLQFDAATGEYRVSHHVSPKGYYKGAQVVKKSDDNANA is encoded by the coding sequence ATGGCAGTTCCAGCACGCAGAACGTCAAAGACCAAGAAGCGTATGCGCCGCGGTCACATTAAGTTGAATGTGCCTAACTTGCAATTCGATGCAGCAACCGGCGAATACCGTGTTTCCCACCATGTTTCACCTAAGGGTTATTACAAGGGTGCACAAGTGGTTAAGAAGTCTGACGACAACGCAAATGCATAA